One Oceanicoccus sagamiensis genomic region harbors:
- a CDS encoding Re/Si-specific NAD(P)(+) transhydrogenase subunit alpha, giving the protein MGHRLVEPLNKTRTTYDYWYPRELDAGETRVPVIPDSVKRFTDQGAEVHIEAGMGQSVRIEDSAYEKAGATIVTDRTALLNNADIVLRLRKPSIEEVGQLKKGSIHISFLDPFNENELVDAFAAAGVTSISMEMIPRTTRAQKMDALSSQASLAGYAMVVLAAERLDKILPMMMTPAGTISPSRVFIIGAGVAGLQAIATAKRMGARVDAFDTRPVVKEQVESLGGKFVEIDLGETGQTAGGYANALTPEQVQLQLDGQKKVCAQSDIVITTAQLFGRPAPTVVTKEMLEAMKPGSVVVDLAVESGGNVEGSVAGEEVEINGVKVIGLANMPGRVANNASQMYSANLHNLVLEYWNKETKQFDLDMEDEIIKGCVITHDGEMVNEMIKNIRGDK; this is encoded by the coding sequence ATGGGCCATCGACTCGTCGAGCCCCTCAACAAAACAAGGACAACTTATGATTATTGGTATCCCCGGGAGCTTGATGCCGGAGAAACCCGAGTCCCTGTTATCCCTGACTCAGTAAAACGTTTTACGGATCAGGGAGCGGAAGTTCATATTGAAGCAGGTATGGGTCAATCGGTTCGCATTGAAGATAGCGCCTACGAAAAAGCGGGTGCCACTATCGTTACTGATAGAACGGCCCTGTTAAACAATGCCGATATTGTATTGCGCTTGCGTAAGCCTTCTATCGAAGAAGTTGGCCAGTTAAAGAAGGGCTCTATTCATATCTCCTTCCTTGACCCATTCAATGAGAACGAGCTTGTTGATGCCTTTGCTGCGGCTGGCGTGACCTCGATCAGTATGGAAATGATCCCCCGTACTACCCGCGCACAGAAAATGGATGCGTTGAGCTCTCAGGCTAGCCTGGCGGGTTATGCCATGGTGGTATTAGCCGCTGAGCGCCTTGATAAGATTCTACCGATGATGATGACTCCAGCGGGTACGATTTCACCGTCTCGCGTCTTTATTATCGGTGCTGGTGTTGCTGGCCTTCAGGCTATCGCAACCGCCAAACGCATGGGTGCACGGGTTGATGCCTTTGATACTCGCCCTGTGGTTAAAGAACAGGTTGAATCTCTAGGTGGTAAGTTTGTTGAGATTGATTTGGGTGAAACGGGCCAGACGGCCGGCGGTTATGCCAATGCATTAACCCCTGAACAGGTTCAGTTACAGCTAGACGGCCAAAAGAAAGTCTGTGCCCAGTCTGACATTGTTATTACTACAGCCCAGTTATTTGGTCGCCCTGCTCCAACGGTTGTGACCAAAGAAATGCTTGAAGCGATGAAGCCAGGCAGTGTTGTGGTGGATTTGGCAGTCGAGTCCGGCGGTAACGTTGAAGGCTCTGTAGCGGGTGAAGAAGTAGAGATTAATGGCGTCAAGGTGATTGGCCTTGCCAATATGCCTGGCCGTGTGGCTAACAATGCCAGCCAGATGTATTCCGCTAACTTGCACAATTTAGTACTGGAATACTGGAATAAAGAGACCAAGCAATTTGATCTCGATATGGAAGATGAAATCATCAAAGGCTGTGTGATCACTCACGACGGCGAGATGGTGAATGAAATGATTAAAAATATCAGGGGTGACAAATAA
- a CDS encoding NAD(P) transhydrogenase subunit alpha, which translates to MEAIYLSFILMLSIFLGFELIAKVPATLHTPLMSGSNAISGITVVGALTAAHSGSPELALWLGTAAVALASINVVGGYMVTDRMLAMFKKKG; encoded by the coding sequence ATGGAAGCTATCTATTTATCGTTTATTTTAATGCTCTCCATCTTTTTGGGCTTCGAGCTGATCGCAAAAGTACCTGCGACTTTGCACACGCCTTTAATGTCTGGATCCAATGCTATTTCCGGTATTACTGTTGTGGGTGCTCTAACAGCCGCACACAGTGGTAGCCCTGAGTTGGCTTTATGGCTTGGCACCGCTGCTGTTGCTTTAGCTTCCATCAATGTTGTCGGCGGCTATATGGTTACTGACCGCATGCTGGCCATGTTTAAGAAGAAAGGGTAA
- a CDS encoding 2-isopropylmalate synthase, whose protein sequence is MSNKDNLIIFDTTLRDGEQSPGASMTKDEKVRIAKLLEKMQVDVIEAGFAIASVGDFEAVKAVAEAVKDSTICSLARAVPGDIERAAEALKGANSGRIHTFIATSPIHMQYKLQMEPNQVLEQAVAMVKLARNLRDDVEFSLEDGSRSEYEFQCRIIEAVINAGATTINIPDTVGYGEPEEYGAMFKRLINNVPNADKAIFSTHCHNDLGLAVANSLSAVMNGVRQVECTINGLGERAGNAALEEIVMGVRTRSDIFPVATRIEPEHIVPTSRLVSSITGFPVQPNKAIVGANAFAHESGIHQDGVLKHRETYEIMSAESVGWNTNKLVLGKHSGRAAVKARFEELGISFDSQEALNEAFKNFKALADKKHEIFDEDLQALVSDVTAPEIKETYQFSDLEATSKSGVKPKASMKLSIDGAEQATEAEGDGLVDASFKAIEKIANSQAELQLYLVSAVTQGTDSLGEVTVRLEKDGVIVNGLGTDTDVIVASVKAYLNALNMLEAGILKAHPQKGV, encoded by the coding sequence ATGAGTAATAAAGACAATTTAATCATTTTTGATACCACCTTGCGGGATGGCGAGCAAAGCCCTGGCGCCTCCATGACCAAAGATGAAAAGGTGCGTATCGCCAAATTACTGGAGAAAATGCAGGTAGATGTTATCGAAGCGGGCTTCGCTATAGCCAGTGTGGGTGACTTCGAGGCAGTAAAAGCGGTAGCTGAAGCGGTTAAAGACAGCACCATCTGTAGTTTGGCCCGTGCCGTGCCGGGTGATATCGAAAGAGCAGCAGAGGCCTTAAAAGGTGCTAATTCTGGCCGGATTCACACCTTTATCGCCACATCGCCCATCCATATGCAGTATAAATTGCAAATGGAGCCAAATCAGGTGCTTGAGCAGGCAGTAGCCATGGTCAAACTGGCCCGTAATTTACGGGATGACGTGGAGTTTTCACTAGAAGACGGCAGTCGTTCAGAGTACGAATTTCAGTGCCGCATAATAGAAGCGGTTATAAATGCTGGTGCTACTACTATTAATATCCCTGATACCGTGGGTTATGGTGAGCCAGAAGAATATGGCGCCATGTTTAAGCGTTTGATCAACAATGTGCCCAATGCGGATAAAGCTATCTTTTCCACCCACTGCCATAATGACCTGGGTTTGGCCGTGGCCAATTCCCTGTCGGCAGTCATGAATGGTGTAAGGCAGGTCGAGTGTACGATTAACGGTTTGGGTGAGCGGGCAGGTAATGCCGCTTTGGAAGAAATTGTCATGGGGGTTCGTACTCGTAGTGATATCTTCCCTGTTGCCACCCGTATTGAACCAGAGCATATCGTGCCGACTTCTCGTCTGGTGTCTTCTATTACCGGCTTCCCCGTTCAGCCTAACAAAGCAATTGTGGGAGCCAACGCCTTTGCCCATGAATCCGGCATTCATCAGGATGGTGTCTTAAAGCACCGTGAAACCTATGAAATTATGAGCGCCGAGTCAGTGGGCTGGAATACTAACAAACTGGTATTAGGTAAGCACTCAGGCCGCGCGGCGGTTAAAGCGCGTTTTGAAGAGTTGGGCATCAGCTTCGATAGCCAGGAAGCACTCAATGAAGCCTTTAAAAACTTTAAGGCGCTGGCCGATAAAAAACATGAAATCTTTGATGAAGATTTACAGGCCTTAGTGAGCGATGTAACTGCCCCTGAAATTAAAGAGACATACCAGTTTAGTGATTTGGAAGCCACCTCAAAGTCGGGTGTAAAACCAAAAGCGTCCATGAAACTCTCTATTGATGGTGCCGAGCAAGCCACTGAAGCCGAAGGTGATGGCTTGGTTGATGCTTCTTTTAAAGCCATAGAAAAAATTGCTAACAGTCAGGCTGAGCTGCAATTATATTTGGTGAGTGCTGTTACCCAAGGTACAGATTCGCTAGGCGAAGTGACTGTGCGCTTGGAAAAAGACGGGGTGATTGTCAATGGTCTGGGTACAGATACCGACGTTATCGTAGCTTCCGTTAAGGCCTATCTTAATGCCTTGAATATGCTGGAAGCCGGTATACTTAAAGCACATCCGCAAAAAGGTGTTTAA
- a CDS encoding NAD(P)(+) transhydrogenase (Re/Si-specific) subunit beta — MTSLNIDLIINLAYIASAVLFVFGLKMLSSPATARKGNLMSSVGMLIAIVVTLMNEIKLPWENIIGGLIIGALIGSIAARKVEMTGMPELVALFNGFGGASSLLVGLVAVYAATNTTFTNITIILSILIGGVTLTGSLIAYGKLSERMPSKAIQFTGQQVFNGALVIAILASAVMFIQNPSADSEWLYAVIGLSLVFGIMITIPIGGADMPVVIALLNSYSGLAACAAGFVLNNNLLIVSGSLVGASGLILTNIMCKAMNRSLNNVLFSGFGAAKVSTAKIEGEVKPISADDAFLILEAAQNVAIVPGYGMAVAQAQHVVRELSDHLEENGCEVQFAIHPVAGRMPGHMNVLLAEANVPYDQLVEMDDINPQMSNMDVAIVIGANDVVNPAANEDEGSPLYGMPVINVNEARTVFVLKRSMGSGFSGVDNPLFFGDNTRMLFGDAKESISTIVGEFKG; from the coding sequence ATGACATCTTTAAATATTGATTTAATTATAAACCTTGCATATATCGCCTCTGCGGTATTGTTTGTGTTCGGACTTAAAATGTTGAGTTCGCCCGCTACTGCGCGTAAAGGTAACTTAATGTCTTCGGTGGGTATGTTAATCGCCATCGTTGTAACGCTGATGAATGAAATAAAACTGCCCTGGGAAAATATTATCGGCGGTTTAATTATTGGTGCACTGATTGGTTCTATTGCTGCACGCAAAGTTGAAATGACCGGTATGCCTGAATTGGTAGCCCTGTTTAACGGCTTTGGTGGTGCATCGAGCTTGTTAGTAGGCTTGGTAGCCGTCTATGCAGCCACCAATACCACCTTTACCAATATCACTATTATTCTGTCCATCTTAATCGGCGGTGTAACACTGACGGGTAGCTTGATTGCTTACGGTAAGCTGAGTGAAAGAATGCCTAGTAAGGCAATTCAATTTACTGGCCAGCAAGTCTTTAATGGCGCATTGGTAATTGCCATTCTTGCTTCTGCTGTCATGTTTATTCAAAACCCAAGTGCGGATAGCGAGTGGCTGTATGCAGTTATCGGCTTATCACTGGTCTTTGGCATTATGATCACCATCCCTATCGGTGGTGCAGATATGCCAGTGGTTATCGCTCTATTGAACTCCTACTCAGGTTTAGCGGCTTGTGCGGCAGGTTTTGTATTAAACAACAACCTGTTGATCGTATCGGGTTCTCTGGTAGGTGCTAGCGGTCTGATCCTGACTAACATTATGTGTAAGGCGATGAACCGCTCATTAAACAATGTACTGTTCAGTGGTTTTGGAGCAGCCAAAGTCTCTACGGCGAAGATTGAAGGTGAAGTTAAGCCTATCTCTGCAGATGATGCTTTCTTGATTCTTGAAGCGGCACAGAATGTGGCTATCGTACCGGGTTACGGTATGGCAGTTGCACAGGCTCAGCACGTTGTTCGTGAGTTGTCCGACCACCTTGAAGAGAACGGCTGTGAAGTTCAGTTCGCTATCCACCCGGTTGCAGGCCGTATGCCTGGCCATATGAATGTACTGTTAGCTGAAGCCAACGTACCTTATGACCAGTTGGTTGAAATGGATGATATTAACCCTCAGATGAGCAATATGGACGTGGCGATTGTTATCGGTGCTAACGATGTTGTTAACCCTGCAGCTAACGAAGATGAAGGTAGCCCACTCTACGGCATGCCAGTTATCAACGTGAACGAAGCACGCACCGTGTTTGTACTAAAGCGCTCTATGGGTTCAGGTTTCTCTGGTGTTGATAATCCATTGTTCTTTGGTGATAACACCAGAATGCTGTTTGGTGATGCGAAAGAATCTATTTCTACGATTGTGGGTGAGTTTAAAGGCTAA
- a CDS encoding GlcG/HbpS family heme-binding protein produces MTRQTISSVLMALILIGSTVAWAKNEPSRMTYAMAATAMDAAEAYARNENWRVTILITDQHANPVMLRRIDGASHRSFGFATSKALVVTQTGLSSGEYGEKLKAGEIQEIDGGTHYKGGVPIYSGEQLLGSITVSGVRDFQDEEVAIAGAKTIGTTTQSR; encoded by the coding sequence ATGACAAGACAAACAATTAGTAGTGTACTGATGGCGCTTATACTTATCGGGTCAACTGTTGCCTGGGCAAAAAATGAACCCAGTCGAATGACTTATGCGATGGCAGCTACAGCGATGGATGCCGCCGAAGCCTATGCCCGCAATGAAAACTGGCGGGTAACGATTTTGATTACTGATCAACATGCCAACCCTGTTATGCTCCGGCGTATCGACGGTGCCTCCCATCGTTCTTTTGGCTTTGCTACTAGCAAGGCACTGGTAGTCACACAAACAGGCCTATCTTCCGGGGAGTATGGAGAAAAACTCAAAGCGGGTGAAATACAGGAAATCGATGGCGGAACACATTATAAAGGTGGAGTGCCCATTTACTCAGGAGAGCAATTACTTGGCTCGATCACAGTTAGTGGGGTTAGAGATTTCCAGGATGAAGAGGTGGCCATTGCAGGAGCAAAAACCATTGGCACCACCACTCAGTCCCGTTAA
- a CDS encoding tetratricopeptide repeat-containing sulfotransferase family protein: protein MNKKKRFKRITISLSENTAPVDVVYVEAVEQLKHAFASGSYDNALYIASQLLAIENKDPEVHIAQLRCLVALGRIQEAQVPANILADKFSTDAIAMFSLAKYYISCQDQEKARALLEKVVVMRPKYSDAWVELGICYALMGNKSQATQSYQKAIKINPDNISGYYQLAHLNRESIESSHIDRMQDMAANTDLSLPEKINLNFALAWSYQGKNIAEEMNYLKAANTLMAEFRPWDKSTWAAMEDAYFGMLDGEDITAMQSVSTLDDQPIFIIAMPRSGTTLVERILSAHTQTYGIGESSAFFNANGLASTRIQQELIEDEDLMFKRYLQVMDEAFKSQASVNAADGLRIIDKSMNNELLVGFIVLTYPGAKIIHLKRDPMDVCLSCYQQLFPFGQEFSYDLADCANYYLEHDRVMERWKQLFPDKILNLSYEDLVAGQAQQTERLLDFCGLPWEDSCMEFHNKKANVYTASYAQVDQKIYQTSINRSEKYAELLQPALAVLNKGS from the coding sequence ATGAATAAGAAAAAGCGCTTTAAAAGAATAACTATTAGCCTTTCGGAAAATACAGCCCCGGTTGATGTGGTCTATGTCGAAGCCGTTGAGCAGCTTAAGCATGCGTTTGCATCTGGGAGTTATGACAACGCGCTCTATATCGCCAGTCAGCTGCTTGCCATTGAAAATAAAGACCCTGAAGTGCATATAGCCCAGCTTCGTTGTTTGGTCGCGCTAGGTCGAATACAGGAAGCTCAAGTCCCTGCCAATATACTTGCGGATAAGTTCTCGACGGATGCTATAGCCATGTTCAGTTTGGCAAAGTATTACATCAGTTGTCAGGATCAGGAAAAAGCCCGGGCATTACTGGAGAAAGTGGTAGTGATGCGCCCTAAATATTCAGATGCTTGGGTTGAATTGGGTATTTGTTATGCCTTGATGGGGAATAAATCACAGGCGACTCAAAGCTACCAAAAGGCGATTAAGATAAACCCTGATAATATTTCCGGCTACTACCAGTTGGCTCACTTGAATCGGGAGTCAATTGAGTCATCCCACATAGATAGAATGCAAGATATGGCGGCTAATACAGACTTAAGTCTGCCAGAAAAAATCAATCTGAATTTTGCATTGGCTTGGTCCTATCAAGGCAAGAATATCGCTGAAGAAATGAACTACCTCAAGGCGGCTAATACTTTAATGGCTGAGTTCAGACCCTGGGATAAAAGCACCTGGGCTGCTATGGAAGATGCCTATTTTGGTATGTTGGATGGTGAGGATATTACTGCGATGCAATCAGTCTCAACGCTGGATGATCAACCTATCTTTATTATTGCAATGCCGAGATCAGGCACTACGCTGGTTGAGCGAATACTGTCCGCGCATACACAAACGTATGGTATTGGCGAGTCCAGTGCTTTTTTTAATGCCAATGGGCTAGCCTCAACAAGAATACAGCAAGAACTTATCGAAGATGAAGACTTAATGTTTAAGCGCTATCTCCAGGTGATGGATGAGGCCTTTAAAAGTCAAGCGTCGGTCAATGCGGCTGACGGTTTACGTATTATTGATAAATCTATGAATAATGAGTTATTGGTGGGTTTTATTGTACTAACGTATCCAGGGGCGAAAATTATCCACCTGAAGCGCGACCCCATGGATGTTTGCCTTTCTTGTTATCAGCAGTTATTCCCCTTTGGGCAAGAATTTAGTTATGACCTGGCTGATTGTGCTAACTATTATTTAGAGCATGACAGGGTTATGGAAAGGTGGAAACAGTTGTTTCCAGACAAAATATTAAATCTAAGCTACGAGGATTTAGTGGCAGGGCAGGCGCAGCAGACAGAGCGATTACTGGATTTTTGTGGGTTGCCCTGGGAGGATTCTTGTATGGAATTCCACAATAAAAAAGCAAATGTTTACACTGCCAGTTACGCACAGGTCGACCAAAAAATTTACCAGACATCTATTAATCGCTCGGAAAAGTACGCCGAACTACTGCAGCCTGCGCTAGCGGTTTTAAATAAAGGCAGCTAA
- the rimI gene encoding ribosomal protein S18-alanine N-acetyltransferase, with amino-acid sequence MQLRPMQAGDIEAVTAVEKAAAEFPWPQSQFKNSLGSDHECTVLEVEGVVLGFSIFSKVVDEATLLNIAVYPDIQGKGYGRLLLSSGLQAQQGQGAKQCFLEVRVSNTSAKKLYSSLRFTIVGERKNYYPAKVGREHAYVMCCDLSDNTVAVV; translated from the coding sequence ATGCAGCTAAGACCCATGCAAGCGGGTGATATTGAAGCAGTCACTGCCGTAGAAAAAGCCGCTGCTGAATTCCCCTGGCCACAATCGCAGTTTAAAAATAGCCTTGGCAGTGACCATGAGTGTACCGTGTTGGAGGTAGAGGGCGTGGTATTGGGTTTTAGTATTTTTTCAAAGGTTGTGGATGAAGCAACGCTACTCAATATTGCTGTCTATCCTGATATACAAGGGAAAGGCTATGGTCGTTTATTATTAAGTAGCGGTTTGCAAGCGCAGCAGGGGCAGGGCGCAAAACAGTGCTTTTTAGAAGTGCGGGTATCGAATACCAGCGCCAAAAAATTATATAGCTCGCTCAGGTTTACCATAGTGGGCGAGCGTAAAAATTATTATCCGGCCAAAGTGGGTCGGGAACATGCCTATGTGATGTGTTGTGATTTATCGGACAATACCGTCGCCGTCGTTTAA